The Syngnathus scovelli strain Florida chromosome 13, RoL_Ssco_1.2, whole genome shotgun sequence genome has a window encoding:
- the garnl3 gene encoding GTPase-activating Rap/Ran-GAP domain-like protein 3 isoform X4, with the protein MNSDKNVYLGRDKGIMRKRAQLLRKGCSFEITSSASEDLGCRRGDFSRKHYGSVELLISSDADGAIQRAGRFRVENGSTDENLDYAPGTWRRTDVHLENPEYHTRWFFKYFLGKVHQNYVGTDAEKNPFYLSVVLSDQNNQRVPQYRAILWRKTGTLKISLPYSPTKTLSVKSILSAMNMDRFEKGPREILNPDIQKDLLVLEEQEGSVNFKFGVLFAKDGQLTDDEMFSNEMGSESFDKFLKLLGDSVTLQGWAGYRGGLDTKNDTTGIKSIYTVYQGHELMFHVSTMLPYSKENKQQVERKRHIGNDIVTIVFQEGDEASSSFKPSMIRSHFTHIFALVRYNCQTDSYRLKIFSEESVPLFGPPLPSPPVFTDHREFRDFLLVKLINGEKATLETPTFAQKRQRTLDMLIRSLYQDLMPDLHKNMLNRRSFSDVLPESPKSARKKEEARQAEFVRIGQALKLKTIVRGDAPTSLVTTGLCRKEPWESQSFCSAFPHEVVCADSWGQSLLVATDTAGVLLLDGPDLPSSSTEAQALPAAAAAAAQVFDKTLAVKQMHILEPQDLLITRADKGKDARLYVFRLSTLRRGLEERQQARGKCDSRENKLEKTKGCHLYSINTHHGSELRIVAAIRNKLLLITRKRFEGFSAVGGVDSPVEEFQYIREICLCDPPAVMALVDGPTGENDNMICVGYKHQFDLINESTGDAYRLHHVDANRVNFVAAIDVYEDGEAGLLLCYNYICSYKKVCPFNGSTPMIQSNASDFHFSWNQMPNAIVCAFPYILAFTTDSIEIRLVVNGNLVYTAVVPELQLASSRSDIYFVSSAPVSSASNCSSRDASSQSSPQTPTGYEMPVFPSPLGDDSIRIPYGTKLSLYTSKDAEGESACKHIFKIPLCNLVGRSVERPLKSPLVNKVLTAPPAAPVPVACAGPLVSATHSLSLSRMEIKEIASRTRKELLGLTEEPSIKPDGGVSKTRKASKKNVAAEEPRERALMSTNSDRLDSEAGDADLDAASILEAEPEISVLGAESPPPLAGAFAASFEEDVLDLK; encoded by the exons ATGAATTCGGATAAAAATGTTTACCTCGGCAGAGACAAAGGCATCATGCGGAAGAGAGCGCAGCTCCTCCGCAAGGGCTGCAGCTTCGAGATTACCAG CTCAGCCTCGGAGGACTTGGGCTGCCGGCGTGGAGACTTCAGCAGGAAGCACTACGGCTCTGTGGAGCTG CTGATATCCAGCGACGCAGACGGGGCCATTCAGAGGGCGGGGCGCTTCCGCGTGGAGAATGGCTCCACCGATGAG AATTTGGACTACGCTCCCGGTACCTGGAGGAGAACCGACGTGCACTTGGAAAATCCCGAGTACCACACCAGATGGTTCTTTAAATACTTCCTGGGGAAAG TGCACCAAAACTACGTGGGCACGGATGCGGAGAAGAACCCCTTCTACCTGTCGGTGGTCCTGTCCGACCAGAACAACCAGCGGGTTCCGCAGTACCGAGCCATCCTCTGGAGGAAAACG GGCACCCTGAAGATCAGCCTCCCTTACAGCCCCACCAAAACACTATCGGTCAAGTCCATCCTCAG CGCCATGAACATGGACAGGTTTGAGAAAGGCCCGCGGGAGATCCTCAACCCCGACATTCAGAAG GATCTGCTCGTGTTGGAGGAGCAGGAG GGCTCCGTCAACTTTAAATTCGGTGTCCTGTTTGCTAAAGACGGACAGCTCACGGACGACGAGATGTTCAGCAATG AAATGGGCAGCGAGAGCTTCGATAAGTTCCTCAAGCTCCTCGGCGACAGCGTAACCTTGCAGGGTTGGGCCGGCTATCGGGGAGGCCTGGACACCAAGA ACGACACTACGGGGATCAAGTCCATCTACACGGTGTATCAGGGCCACGAGCTCATGTTCCACGTGTCCACCATGTTGCCCTACTCCAAAGAGAACAAACAACAG GTGGAGCGCAAGCGCCACATCGGAAACGACATCGTGACCATCGTGTTCCAGGAGGGCGACGAGGCGTCGTCGTCCTTCAAGCCGTCCATGATCCGCTCGCACTTCACCC ATATTTTTGCGTTAGTTCGCTATAATTGCCAGACTGACAGTTACAG GTTGAAGATTTTTTCCGAGGAGAGCGTCCCGCTGTTTGGACCGCCTCTGCCGTCGCCGCCGGTCTTTACGGATCACCGCGAATTCAGGGACTTTTTATTAGTCAAAC TAATCAACGGAGAGAAAGCCACACTGGAGACGCCGACGTTTGCCCAGAAGCGTCAGCGGACCTTGGACATGTTGATCCGCTCGCTCTACCAGGACCTCATGCCCGACCTGCACAAG AACATGCTGAACCGCCGCTCCTTCAGCGACGTGCTGCCCGAGTCGCCCAAGTCGGCGCGCAAGAAGGAGGAGGCGCGCCAGGCCGAGTTTGTCAGGATCGGCCAG GCTCTCAAGCTAAAGACCATCGTGAGAGGCGACGCCCCCACCAGCCTGGTCACCACCGGCTTGTGCAGAAAAGAG CCGTGGGAGTCGCAGTCGTTCTGCAGCGCGTTCCCTCACGAGGTGGTGTGCGCCGACTCGTGGGGCCAGTCGCTGCTGGTGGCCACCGACACGGCGGGGGTCCTACTGCTGGACG gccctgatctgcctTCATCCAGCACTG AGGCTCAGGCTctcccggcggcggcggcggcagcggcgcagGTGTTTGACAAGACGCTGGCGGTGAAGCAGATGCACATACTTGAGCCTCAGGACCTGCTCATCACCAGAGCAGACAAAG GGAAGGACGCTCGACTGTACGTCTTCCGTCTGAGCACGCTCAGGAGAGGCCTGGAGGAGCGCCAACAGGCCCGGGGCAAGTGCGATAGCCGGGAAAATAAACTGGAGAAAACCAAAG GTTGCCATTTGTACTCCATCAACACGCACCACGGCTCGGAGTTGAGGATCGTGGCGGCCATCCGGAACAAGCTGCTCCTCATCACCCGCAAACGTTTCGAAGGCTTCAGCGCCGTGGGCGGGGTCGACTCGCCGGTGGAGGAGTTTCAGTACATTCGG GAGATCTGCCTGTGCGACCCGCCCGCCGTAATGGCGCTGGTGGACGGGCCGACGGGCGAGAACGACAACATGATCTGCGTGGGCTACAAGCATCAGTTTGACCTGATCAACGAGAGCACGGGCGACGCCTACCGGCTGCACCACGTCGACGCCAAcagg GTCAATTTTGTGGCGGCTATCGACGTGTACGAGGATGGCGAGGCTGGGCTGCTCTTGTGTTACAATT ATATTTGCTCGTACAAGAAAGTGTGTCCGTTCAACGGCTCCACGCCCATGATCCAGTCCAACGCCTCCGACTTCCACTTCAGCTGGAACCAGATGCCCAACGCTATTG TGTGCGCCTTCCCATACATCCTGGCTTTCACCACCGACTCCATCGAGATCCGCCTGGTGGTCAACGGCAACCTGGTGTACACGGCGGTGGTCCCGGAGCTGCAGCTGGCCTCTTCGCGG TCGGACATCTACTTTGTGTCGTCGGCTCCGGTGAGCTCGGCCTCCAACTGCAGTTCCAGGGACGCCAGCTCGCAGAGTTCCCCGCAGACGCCCACCGGCTACGAGATGCCCGTTTTCCCCTCGCCCCTCGGGGACG ATTCCATACGAATCCCCTACGGTACCAAGCTTTCGCTTTACACGTCTAAGGACGCTGAAG GCGAGTCGGCGTGCAAGCACATCTTCAAGATCCCCCTGTGCAACCTGGTGGGCCGGAGCGTGGAGAGGCCCCTCAAATCGCCGCTGGTCAACAAGGTGCTGACGGCGCCGCCCGCCGCTCCCGTCCCGGTGGCGTGCGCCGGCCCCCTCGTCTCGGCCACGCACTCGCTCTCCCTGTCCCGCATGGAAATCAAGGAGATAGCGAGCCGCACGCGCAAGGAGCTGCTGG GTCTCACAGAAGAACCGAGCATTAAACCAGACGGCGGCGTGTCCAAAACGAGGAAAGCCAGCAAAAAGAACGTGGCGGCGGAGGAGCCCAGAGAGCGAGCGCTAATGTCCACCAACAGCGACAG ATTGGACTCGGAGGCAGGCGACGCCGACTTGGACGCGGCTTCTATTTTGGAGGCGGAGCCAGAGATATCGGTGCTCGGGGCCGAAAGTCCTCCACCCCTGGCCGGCGCCTTCGCCGCGTCCTTCGAGGAAGACGTCCTGGACCTCAAGTGA
- the garnl3 gene encoding GTPase-activating Rap/Ran-GAP domain-like protein 3 isoform X2 has product MNSDKNVYLGRDKGIMRKRAQLLRKGCSFEITSSASEDLGCRRGDFSRKHYGSVELLISSDADGAIQRAGRFRVENGSTDENLDYAPGTWRRTDVHLENPEYHTRWFFKYFLGKVHQNYVGTDAEKNPFYLSVVLSDQNNQRVPQYRAILWRKTGTLKISLPYSPTKTLSVKSILSAMNMDRFEKGPREILNPDIQKDLLVLEEQEGSVNFKFGVLFAKDGQLTDDEMFSNEMGSESFDKFLKLLGDSVTLQGWAGYRGGLDTKNDTTGIKSIYTVYQGHELMFHVSTMLPYSKENKQQVERKRHIGNDIVTIVFQEGDEASSSFKPSMIRSHFTHIFALVRYNCQTDSYRLKIFSEESVPLFGPPLPSPPVFTDHREFRDFLLVKLINGEKATLETPTFAQKRQRTLDMLIRSLYQDLMPDLHKVPFSPQNMLNRRSFSDVLPESPKSARKKEEARQAEFVRIGQALKLKTIVRGDAPTSLVTTGLCRKEPWESQSFCSAFPHEVVCADSWGQSLLVATDTAGVLLLDGPDLPSSSTEAQALPAAAAAAAQVFDKTLAVKQMHILEPQDLLITRADKGKDARLYVFRLSTLRRGLEERQQARGKCDSRENKLEKTKGCHLYSINTHHGSELRIVAAIRNKLLLITRKRFEGFSAVGGVDSPVEEFQYIREICLCDPPAVMALVDGPTGENDNMICVGYKHQFDLINESTGDAYRLHHVDANRVNFVAAIDVYEDGEAGLLLCYNYICSYKKVCPFNGSTPMIQSNASDFHFSWNQMPNAIVCAFPYILAFTTDSIEIRLVVNGNLVYTAVVPELQLASSRSDIYFVSSAPVSSASNCSSRDASSQSSPQTPTGYEMPVFPSPLGDDSIRIPYGTKLSLYTSKDAEGESACKHIFKIPLCNLVGRSVERPLKSPLVNKVLTAPPAAPVPVACAGPLVSATHSLSLSRMEIKEIASRTRKELLGLTEEPSIKPDGGVSKTRKASKKNVAAEEPRERALMSTNSDRLDSEAGDADLDAASILEAEPEISVLGAESPPPLAGAFAASFEEDVLDLK; this is encoded by the exons ATGAATTCGGATAAAAATGTTTACCTCGGCAGAGACAAAGGCATCATGCGGAAGAGAGCGCAGCTCCTCCGCAAGGGCTGCAGCTTCGAGATTACCAG CTCAGCCTCGGAGGACTTGGGCTGCCGGCGTGGAGACTTCAGCAGGAAGCACTACGGCTCTGTGGAGCTG CTGATATCCAGCGACGCAGACGGGGCCATTCAGAGGGCGGGGCGCTTCCGCGTGGAGAATGGCTCCACCGATGAG AATTTGGACTACGCTCCCGGTACCTGGAGGAGAACCGACGTGCACTTGGAAAATCCCGAGTACCACACCAGATGGTTCTTTAAATACTTCCTGGGGAAAG TGCACCAAAACTACGTGGGCACGGATGCGGAGAAGAACCCCTTCTACCTGTCGGTGGTCCTGTCCGACCAGAACAACCAGCGGGTTCCGCAGTACCGAGCCATCCTCTGGAGGAAAACG GGCACCCTGAAGATCAGCCTCCCTTACAGCCCCACCAAAACACTATCGGTCAAGTCCATCCTCAG CGCCATGAACATGGACAGGTTTGAGAAAGGCCCGCGGGAGATCCTCAACCCCGACATTCAGAAG GATCTGCTCGTGTTGGAGGAGCAGGAG GGCTCCGTCAACTTTAAATTCGGTGTCCTGTTTGCTAAAGACGGACAGCTCACGGACGACGAGATGTTCAGCAATG AAATGGGCAGCGAGAGCTTCGATAAGTTCCTCAAGCTCCTCGGCGACAGCGTAACCTTGCAGGGTTGGGCCGGCTATCGGGGAGGCCTGGACACCAAGA ACGACACTACGGGGATCAAGTCCATCTACACGGTGTATCAGGGCCACGAGCTCATGTTCCACGTGTCCACCATGTTGCCCTACTCCAAAGAGAACAAACAACAG GTGGAGCGCAAGCGCCACATCGGAAACGACATCGTGACCATCGTGTTCCAGGAGGGCGACGAGGCGTCGTCGTCCTTCAAGCCGTCCATGATCCGCTCGCACTTCACCC ATATTTTTGCGTTAGTTCGCTATAATTGCCAGACTGACAGTTACAG GTTGAAGATTTTTTCCGAGGAGAGCGTCCCGCTGTTTGGACCGCCTCTGCCGTCGCCGCCGGTCTTTACGGATCACCGCGAATTCAGGGACTTTTTATTAGTCAAAC TAATCAACGGAGAGAAAGCCACACTGGAGACGCCGACGTTTGCCCAGAAGCGTCAGCGGACCTTGGACATGTTGATCCGCTCGCTCTACCAGGACCTCATGCCCGACCTGCACAAG GTCCCTTTCTCCCCGCAGAACATGCTGAACCGCCGCTCCTTCAGCGACGTGCTGCCCGAGTCGCCCAAGTCGGCGCGCAAGAAGGAGGAGGCGCGCCAGGCCGAGTTTGTCAGGATCGGCCAG GCTCTCAAGCTAAAGACCATCGTGAGAGGCGACGCCCCCACCAGCCTGGTCACCACCGGCTTGTGCAGAAAAGAG CCGTGGGAGTCGCAGTCGTTCTGCAGCGCGTTCCCTCACGAGGTGGTGTGCGCCGACTCGTGGGGCCAGTCGCTGCTGGTGGCCACCGACACGGCGGGGGTCCTACTGCTGGACG gccctgatctgcctTCATCCAGCACTG AGGCTCAGGCTctcccggcggcggcggcggcagcggcgcagGTGTTTGACAAGACGCTGGCGGTGAAGCAGATGCACATACTTGAGCCTCAGGACCTGCTCATCACCAGAGCAGACAAAG GGAAGGACGCTCGACTGTACGTCTTCCGTCTGAGCACGCTCAGGAGAGGCCTGGAGGAGCGCCAACAGGCCCGGGGCAAGTGCGATAGCCGGGAAAATAAACTGGAGAAAACCAAAG GTTGCCATTTGTACTCCATCAACACGCACCACGGCTCGGAGTTGAGGATCGTGGCGGCCATCCGGAACAAGCTGCTCCTCATCACCCGCAAACGTTTCGAAGGCTTCAGCGCCGTGGGCGGGGTCGACTCGCCGGTGGAGGAGTTTCAGTACATTCGG GAGATCTGCCTGTGCGACCCGCCCGCCGTAATGGCGCTGGTGGACGGGCCGACGGGCGAGAACGACAACATGATCTGCGTGGGCTACAAGCATCAGTTTGACCTGATCAACGAGAGCACGGGCGACGCCTACCGGCTGCACCACGTCGACGCCAAcagg GTCAATTTTGTGGCGGCTATCGACGTGTACGAGGATGGCGAGGCTGGGCTGCTCTTGTGTTACAATT ATATTTGCTCGTACAAGAAAGTGTGTCCGTTCAACGGCTCCACGCCCATGATCCAGTCCAACGCCTCCGACTTCCACTTCAGCTGGAACCAGATGCCCAACGCTATTG TGTGCGCCTTCCCATACATCCTGGCTTTCACCACCGACTCCATCGAGATCCGCCTGGTGGTCAACGGCAACCTGGTGTACACGGCGGTGGTCCCGGAGCTGCAGCTGGCCTCTTCGCGG TCGGACATCTACTTTGTGTCGTCGGCTCCGGTGAGCTCGGCCTCCAACTGCAGTTCCAGGGACGCCAGCTCGCAGAGTTCCCCGCAGACGCCCACCGGCTACGAGATGCCCGTTTTCCCCTCGCCCCTCGGGGACG ATTCCATACGAATCCCCTACGGTACCAAGCTTTCGCTTTACACGTCTAAGGACGCTGAAG GCGAGTCGGCGTGCAAGCACATCTTCAAGATCCCCCTGTGCAACCTGGTGGGCCGGAGCGTGGAGAGGCCCCTCAAATCGCCGCTGGTCAACAAGGTGCTGACGGCGCCGCCCGCCGCTCCCGTCCCGGTGGCGTGCGCCGGCCCCCTCGTCTCGGCCACGCACTCGCTCTCCCTGTCCCGCATGGAAATCAAGGAGATAGCGAGCCGCACGCGCAAGGAGCTGCTGG GTCTCACAGAAGAACCGAGCATTAAACCAGACGGCGGCGTGTCCAAAACGAGGAAAGCCAGCAAAAAGAACGTGGCGGCGGAGGAGCCCAGAGAGCGAGCGCTAATGTCCACCAACAGCGACAG ATTGGACTCGGAGGCAGGCGACGCCGACTTGGACGCGGCTTCTATTTTGGAGGCGGAGCCAGAGATATCGGTGCTCGGGGCCGAAAGTCCTCCACCCCTGGCCGGCGCCTTCGCCGCGTCCTTCGAGGAAGACGTCCTGGACCTCAAGTGA
- the garnl3 gene encoding GTPase-activating Rap/Ran-GAP domain-like protein 3 isoform X3 encodes MNSDKNVYLGRDKGIMRKRAQLLRKGCSFEITSSASEDLGCRRGDFSRKHYGSVELLISSDADGAIQRAGRFRVENGSTDEQNLDYAPGTWRRTDVHLENPEYHTRWFFKYFLGKVHQNYVGTDAEKNPFYLSVVLSDQNNQRVPQYRAILWRKTGTLKISLPYSPTKTLSVKSILSAMNMDRFEKGPREILNPDIQKDLLVLEEQEGSVNFKFGVLFAKDGQLTDDEMFSNEMGSESFDKFLKLLGDSVTLQGWAGYRGGLDTKNDTTGIKSIYTVYQGHELMFHVSTMLPYSKENKQQVERKRHIGNDIVTIVFQEGDEASSSFKPSMIRSHFTHIFALVRYNCQTDSYRLKIFSEESVPLFGPPLPSPPVFTDHREFRDFLLVKLINGEKATLETPTFAQKRQRTLDMLIRSLYQDLMPDLHKNMLNRRSFSDVLPESPKSARKKEEARQAEFVRIGQALKLKTIVRGDAPTSLVTTGLCRKEPWESQSFCSAFPHEVVCADSWGQSLLVATDTAGVLLLDGPDLPSSSTEAQALPAAAAAAAQVFDKTLAVKQMHILEPQDLLITRADKGKDARLYVFRLSTLRRGLEERQQARGKCDSRENKLEKTKGCHLYSINTHHGSELRIVAAIRNKLLLITRKRFEGFSAVGGVDSPVEEFQYIREICLCDPPAVMALVDGPTGENDNMICVGYKHQFDLINESTGDAYRLHHVDANRVNFVAAIDVYEDGEAGLLLCYNYICSYKKVCPFNGSTPMIQSNASDFHFSWNQMPNAIVCAFPYILAFTTDSIEIRLVVNGNLVYTAVVPELQLASSRSDIYFVSSAPVSSASNCSSRDASSQSSPQTPTGYEMPVFPSPLGDDSIRIPYGTKLSLYTSKDAEGESACKHIFKIPLCNLVGRSVERPLKSPLVNKVLTAPPAAPVPVACAGPLVSATHSLSLSRMEIKEIASRTRKELLGLTEEPSIKPDGGVSKTRKASKKNVAAEEPRERALMSTNSDRLDSEAGDADLDAASILEAEPEISVLGAESPPPLAGAFAASFEEDVLDLK; translated from the exons ATGAATTCGGATAAAAATGTTTACCTCGGCAGAGACAAAGGCATCATGCGGAAGAGAGCGCAGCTCCTCCGCAAGGGCTGCAGCTTCGAGATTACCAG CTCAGCCTCGGAGGACTTGGGCTGCCGGCGTGGAGACTTCAGCAGGAAGCACTACGGCTCTGTGGAGCTG CTGATATCCAGCGACGCAGACGGGGCCATTCAGAGGGCGGGGCGCTTCCGCGTGGAGAATGGCTCCACCGATGAG CAGAATTTGGACTACGCTCCCGGTACCTGGAGGAGAACCGACGTGCACTTGGAAAATCCCGAGTACCACACCAGATGGTTCTTTAAATACTTCCTGGGGAAAG TGCACCAAAACTACGTGGGCACGGATGCGGAGAAGAACCCCTTCTACCTGTCGGTGGTCCTGTCCGACCAGAACAACCAGCGGGTTCCGCAGTACCGAGCCATCCTCTGGAGGAAAACG GGCACCCTGAAGATCAGCCTCCCTTACAGCCCCACCAAAACACTATCGGTCAAGTCCATCCTCAG CGCCATGAACATGGACAGGTTTGAGAAAGGCCCGCGGGAGATCCTCAACCCCGACATTCAGAAG GATCTGCTCGTGTTGGAGGAGCAGGAG GGCTCCGTCAACTTTAAATTCGGTGTCCTGTTTGCTAAAGACGGACAGCTCACGGACGACGAGATGTTCAGCAATG AAATGGGCAGCGAGAGCTTCGATAAGTTCCTCAAGCTCCTCGGCGACAGCGTAACCTTGCAGGGTTGGGCCGGCTATCGGGGAGGCCTGGACACCAAGA ACGACACTACGGGGATCAAGTCCATCTACACGGTGTATCAGGGCCACGAGCTCATGTTCCACGTGTCCACCATGTTGCCCTACTCCAAAGAGAACAAACAACAG GTGGAGCGCAAGCGCCACATCGGAAACGACATCGTGACCATCGTGTTCCAGGAGGGCGACGAGGCGTCGTCGTCCTTCAAGCCGTCCATGATCCGCTCGCACTTCACCC ATATTTTTGCGTTAGTTCGCTATAATTGCCAGACTGACAGTTACAG GTTGAAGATTTTTTCCGAGGAGAGCGTCCCGCTGTTTGGACCGCCTCTGCCGTCGCCGCCGGTCTTTACGGATCACCGCGAATTCAGGGACTTTTTATTAGTCAAAC TAATCAACGGAGAGAAAGCCACACTGGAGACGCCGACGTTTGCCCAGAAGCGTCAGCGGACCTTGGACATGTTGATCCGCTCGCTCTACCAGGACCTCATGCCCGACCTGCACAAG AACATGCTGAACCGCCGCTCCTTCAGCGACGTGCTGCCCGAGTCGCCCAAGTCGGCGCGCAAGAAGGAGGAGGCGCGCCAGGCCGAGTTTGTCAGGATCGGCCAG GCTCTCAAGCTAAAGACCATCGTGAGAGGCGACGCCCCCACCAGCCTGGTCACCACCGGCTTGTGCAGAAAAGAG CCGTGGGAGTCGCAGTCGTTCTGCAGCGCGTTCCCTCACGAGGTGGTGTGCGCCGACTCGTGGGGCCAGTCGCTGCTGGTGGCCACCGACACGGCGGGGGTCCTACTGCTGGACG gccctgatctgcctTCATCCAGCACTG AGGCTCAGGCTctcccggcggcggcggcggcagcggcgcagGTGTTTGACAAGACGCTGGCGGTGAAGCAGATGCACATACTTGAGCCTCAGGACCTGCTCATCACCAGAGCAGACAAAG GGAAGGACGCTCGACTGTACGTCTTCCGTCTGAGCACGCTCAGGAGAGGCCTGGAGGAGCGCCAACAGGCCCGGGGCAAGTGCGATAGCCGGGAAAATAAACTGGAGAAAACCAAAG GTTGCCATTTGTACTCCATCAACACGCACCACGGCTCGGAGTTGAGGATCGTGGCGGCCATCCGGAACAAGCTGCTCCTCATCACCCGCAAACGTTTCGAAGGCTTCAGCGCCGTGGGCGGGGTCGACTCGCCGGTGGAGGAGTTTCAGTACATTCGG GAGATCTGCCTGTGCGACCCGCCCGCCGTAATGGCGCTGGTGGACGGGCCGACGGGCGAGAACGACAACATGATCTGCGTGGGCTACAAGCATCAGTTTGACCTGATCAACGAGAGCACGGGCGACGCCTACCGGCTGCACCACGTCGACGCCAAcagg GTCAATTTTGTGGCGGCTATCGACGTGTACGAGGATGGCGAGGCTGGGCTGCTCTTGTGTTACAATT ATATTTGCTCGTACAAGAAAGTGTGTCCGTTCAACGGCTCCACGCCCATGATCCAGTCCAACGCCTCCGACTTCCACTTCAGCTGGAACCAGATGCCCAACGCTATTG TGTGCGCCTTCCCATACATCCTGGCTTTCACCACCGACTCCATCGAGATCCGCCTGGTGGTCAACGGCAACCTGGTGTACACGGCGGTGGTCCCGGAGCTGCAGCTGGCCTCTTCGCGG TCGGACATCTACTTTGTGTCGTCGGCTCCGGTGAGCTCGGCCTCCAACTGCAGTTCCAGGGACGCCAGCTCGCAGAGTTCCCCGCAGACGCCCACCGGCTACGAGATGCCCGTTTTCCCCTCGCCCCTCGGGGACG ATTCCATACGAATCCCCTACGGTACCAAGCTTTCGCTTTACACGTCTAAGGACGCTGAAG GCGAGTCGGCGTGCAAGCACATCTTCAAGATCCCCCTGTGCAACCTGGTGGGCCGGAGCGTGGAGAGGCCCCTCAAATCGCCGCTGGTCAACAAGGTGCTGACGGCGCCGCCCGCCGCTCCCGTCCCGGTGGCGTGCGCCGGCCCCCTCGTCTCGGCCACGCACTCGCTCTCCCTGTCCCGCATGGAAATCAAGGAGATAGCGAGCCGCACGCGCAAGGAGCTGCTGG GTCTCACAGAAGAACCGAGCATTAAACCAGACGGCGGCGTGTCCAAAACGAGGAAAGCCAGCAAAAAGAACGTGGCGGCGGAGGAGCCCAGAGAGCGAGCGCTAATGTCCACCAACAGCGACAG ATTGGACTCGGAGGCAGGCGACGCCGACTTGGACGCGGCTTCTATTTTGGAGGCGGAGCCAGAGATATCGGTGCTCGGGGCCGAAAGTCCTCCACCCCTGGCCGGCGCCTTCGCCGCGTCCTTCGAGGAAGACGTCCTGGACCTCAAGTGA